In the genome of Paenibacillus pabuli, one region contains:
- a CDS encoding endo-1,4-beta-xylanase, whose protein sequence is MFKSKSKWFKTVSSLALVGVLAASVAVGSVSAGLAKGSKFLGNIIASSVPSNFNPYWNQVTPENSTKWDAVEGTRNVMNWSQADMAYNHAVNNGFPFKFHTLVWGNQQPGWINSLSAADQKAEVTQWIQAAGQRYPKAAFVDVVNEPLHAKPSYRNAIGGDGATGWDWVIWSFQQARQAFPNAKLLINEYGIIGDPAKADQYIQIINILKSRGLVDGIGIQAHYFNMDNVSVSTMNTVLNKLAATGLPVYVSELDMTGDDNTQLQRYQQKFPVLWQHSAVKGVTLWGYNQNQTWVSGSHLVNSNGTERPALQWLRNYLANNP, encoded by the coding sequence ATGTTTAAGTCCAAGTCCAAATGGTTCAAAACGGTGAGTTCGCTCGCTTTAGTGGGTGTACTTGCTGCATCAGTAGCCGTTGGTAGTGTGAGTGCCGGTCTGGCAAAAGGCAGCAAATTTCTAGGAAATATCATCGCAAGCAGTGTACCTTCCAATTTTAATCCCTACTGGAATCAGGTGACTCCTGAGAATTCAACCAAATGGGATGCGGTTGAGGGTACACGCAACGTCATGAACTGGTCTCAGGCAGACATGGCATATAATCATGCCGTCAATAATGGATTTCCTTTCAAGTTCCATACGTTGGTGTGGGGAAATCAGCAGCCTGGATGGATAAATAGTCTTTCGGCTGCTGATCAGAAAGCTGAGGTCACACAGTGGATTCAGGCGGCAGGCCAACGTTATCCCAAAGCAGCATTCGTGGATGTGGTCAATGAACCGCTGCATGCCAAGCCTTCATACCGCAATGCGATCGGTGGAGATGGAGCAACCGGCTGGGATTGGGTCATCTGGTCTTTCCAACAAGCGAGACAAGCCTTTCCCAACGCCAAGTTGCTGATCAACGAATACGGCATCATCGGTGATCCGGCTAAAGCGGATCAATATATACAGATTATCAATATTCTGAAAAGCAGAGGTCTGGTTGATGGCATTGGTATTCAGGCCCATTACTTTAACATGGATAACGTTTCCGTAAGCACAATGAATACGGTATTGAATAAGCTGGCCGCGACCGGTCTGCCGGTTTATGTGTCTGAGCTGGACATGACGGGCGATGACAATACCCAATTACAACGTTATCAACAGAAATTCCCTGTACTATGGCAGCATTCCGCTGTTAAAGGTGTAACCCTGTGGGGCTACAACCAGAATCAAACCTGGGTATCTGGTTCTCACTTGGTGAATAGCAACGGAACAGAGCGTCCAGCGCTCCAATGGTTGAGAAACTACCTTGCGAACAATCCGTAA
- a CDS encoding MFS transporter, with product MKSKSQQVNPLLIIILALGVFAIITTEIGIIGVLPLITQKFNITAAQAGWLVSIFALVVAVSGPFLTLLVSGINRKVILLTAVLLFAISNVVYAYTTRFDMMFIFRIIPAIFHPVFFSVALVTGAKLVPPEKSSQAVAKVFTGVTAGFAFGVPLTSYLAENFSLEAAFWFGAVVSIVAFIGIWIWLPSMPVQEKMSYGKQIGILRKPALWLNISTVILIFAAMFSVYSYFAEYLGQVTRMGGSWISVMLLAFGVIMIAGNLVFGQLLHRNIPRTVLLFPVLYMAAYLLVFYAGSYFIPMMIMVFVWGAIHSGGLIVSQTWLTTESQEAPEFGNSLFVSFSNLGITLGTSIGGWFIAQLGIHQVIWSGIIFGLLALVSIVVKIKFFTSRSRSSIETV from the coding sequence ATGAAATCGAAATCACAACAGGTTAACCCGCTGCTCATCATCATTCTGGCGCTGGGTGTATTCGCCATCATCACTACAGAAATAGGCATTATTGGAGTGCTGCCCCTGATCACGCAGAAATTCAACATCACCGCTGCACAGGCTGGATGGCTGGTAAGTATTTTCGCTCTCGTCGTTGCTGTGTCAGGCCCTTTCCTGACTTTGCTCGTATCTGGAATCAATCGTAAAGTCATATTGTTGACTGCTGTTCTGTTGTTTGCCATCTCGAATGTAGTCTATGCCTACACAACCCGCTTCGACATGATGTTCATTTTCCGGATTATCCCGGCCATCTTTCATCCGGTCTTCTTCTCCGTCGCTCTCGTCACGGGTGCCAAGCTGGTCCCACCGGAGAAAAGCAGTCAGGCGGTTGCCAAAGTGTTTACCGGGGTCACCGCTGGCTTTGCATTTGGCGTGCCCCTGACTTCCTACCTTGCGGAAAACTTCTCGCTGGAGGCTGCGTTTTGGTTCGGAGCGGTTGTCAGTATCGTTGCTTTCATCGGTATATGGATTTGGCTGCCCTCGATGCCTGTGCAAGAGAAGATGTCTTATGGGAAACAGATTGGCATTCTTCGTAAACCTGCGCTGTGGTTAAATATTTCCACTGTCATTCTTATTTTTGCAGCAATGTTCTCCGTATACAGTTATTTCGCCGAATACCTTGGGCAAGTTACCCGTATGGGCGGTTCGTGGATTAGCGTGATGCTCTTGGCCTTTGGTGTGATTATGATTGCCGGAAATTTGGTATTTGGACAGCTTCTGCATCGGAATATTCCAAGGACCGTTCTTCTCTTCCCGGTACTGTACATGGCCGCTTATTTACTCGTTTTCTATGCAGGCTCCTATTTCATTCCGATGATGATCATGGTATTCGTCTGGGGTGCGATTCACTCTGGCGGTCTGATTGTCAGCCAAACTTGGCTTACGACGGAATCTCAGGAAGCACCGGAATTCGGAAATAGCCTCTTTGTCTCTTTCTCTAATCTGGGAATTACTCTCGGTACCTCCATTGGCGGCTGGTTCATTGCCCAACTTGGAATCCATCAGGTCATCTGGAGCGGAATCATCTTTGGTTTGCTAGCTCTGGTATCCATCGTTGTCAAAATAAAATTTTTCACATCCCGTAGTCGCAGTTCAATTGAGACCGTATAA